From the genome of Bombus fervidus isolate BK054 chromosome 19, iyBomFerv1, whole genome shotgun sequence, one region includes:
- the Rpl39 gene encoding ribosomal protein L39, with protein MSAHKTFIIKRKLAKKLKQNRPIPQWVRMRTGNTIRYNAKRRHWRRTKLKL; from the exons ATG TCTGCTCACAAAACATTTATTATCAAGCGGAAGCTTGCCAAAAAATTAAAGCAAAACAGGCCGATTCCACAATGGGTCAGAATGCGTACTGGCAACACTATCCg GTACAACGCAAAACGGCGTCACTGGAGAAGAACTAAGCTGAAGTTGTAA
- the Cass gene encoding apoptosis inhibitor cassowary: MWKFDNKFIMSMDSIEKLYKNFGILADAKDKLAEHEKEYLEILTAVKGSPKEKRLASQFIARFFKYFPKLADQAIDAHLDLCEDEDMAIRKQAIKDLPALCKDNKEHTARIADILAQLLQAQDPSELAVVHNSVMSLMKTDPRGTISGFFSQIINGDDGTRERCIKFLATKLKAIGHDIITKEPEDLLISECKKVLQDVTADEFHSIMEVLAWTRLGSTISGQQELVDITVEQAELSEPFKHTNVEQWNRLVQCIKHALSFFSAQIDSSRFVSYICIQVLPHLSLITSPNGRDVQLELLKLLAELAVFCGTIDKPEEKVQQLYNTLITYMPLPPVTEITEVPKLQFSHVECLMYTFHKLCKQTPEFLMKDPEQLKEFRLRLQYFARGIQGYIKKLREAISGKSEEELKSEENQLKVVALKTTNNINSLIKDLFHSPPSFKSIIHLSWKTTANDKKNEKHSSAQKRHTPITFGNDSNSNKRSKEDKSKRELYTPPSGKYSSNISSNYGRGRFRGNRSGGRGGYRPRGRGTWRKNFY; encoded by the exons ATGTGGAAATTCGATAATAAGTTTATCATGAGTATGGACAGTAtcgaaaaattgtacaaaaattttGGCATTTTGGCTGATGCCAAAGATAAATTGGCTGAG CATGAAAAAGAGTATTTAGAAATTCTGACAGCTGTGAAAGGATCACCGAAAGAAAAACGATTAGCATCGCAATTCATTGCAaggttttttaaatattttccaaaattagCTGATCAGGCTATAGATGCTCATTTAGATCTATGTGAAGATGAAGATATGGCT ATAAGAAAACAAGCAATTAAAGATTTACCTGCATTGTGTAAGGATAATAAAGAACATACAGCTAGAATTGCAGATATTTTAGCTCAATTACTTCAAGCTCAAGATCCATCTGAATTAGCTGTTGTTCATAATAGTGTTATGTCCCTTATGAAAACTGACCCAAGAG gAACAATAAGTGGATTTTTTAGTCAAATCATCAATGGGGATGATGGAACACGGGAACGTTGCATTAAGTTTCTAGCaacaaaattaaaagcaaTAGGTCATGACATTATTACTAAAGAACCAGAAGATCTTTTAATTTCAGAATGCAAGAAAGTGTTACAG GATGTTACTGCTGATGAATTTCATAGCATTATGGAAGTACTTGCGTGGACTAGATTAGGTTCAACAATTAGTGGACAACAAGAATTAGTAGATATTACAGTTGAACAAGCTGAATTGTCTGAACCATTCAAGCATACCAATGTTGAACAATGGAACAGACTTGTACAATGTATTAAACACGCACTTTCATTTTTTAGT GCTCAAATAGATTCATCACGATTCGTTTCTTATATTTGTATACAAGTTTTACCACATCTTTCTTTGATTACTTCACCCAATGGAAGAGATGTACAATTGGAATTATTAAAGCTTCTTGCTGAATTAGCTGTATTTTGTGGAACAATTGATAAACCAGAAGAAAAAGTACAGCAACTTTATAATACTCTTATT aCATATATGCCACTACCTCCAGTCACAGAAATAACTGAAGTACCAAAATTACAATTCAGTCATGTTGAGTGCCTTATGTATACTTTTCATAAACTGTGTAAACAAACTCcggaatttttaatgaaagatcCAGAACAGCTTAAGGAATTTAGATTAAGATTACAGTATTTTGCACGTGGCATTCAaggttatataaaaaaattacggGAGGCAATTAGCGGCAAATCAGAAGAAGAGTTGAAGTCAGAGGAAAATCAATTAAAAGTTGTTGCTTTAAAAACGACAAATAATATCAATAGTTTAATTAAAGATCTGTTTCATTCGCCACCTAGttttaaaagtattatacATCTTTCATGGAAAACAACAGCTAATGATAAAAAG AATGAAAAGCATTCGTCTGCTCAAAAAAGACATACACCCATTACATTTGGAAATGACAGTAATTCAAATAAACGAAGtaaagaagataaaagtaaaagagaatTGTATACTCCTCCTAGTGGAAAATACAGCTCAAACATATCATCAAATTATG GCCGAGGTAGATTTAGAGGAAATAGGTCAGGTGGTCGAGGTGGTTATAGACCAAGAGGTCGTGGAACATggagaaaaaatttttattaa
- the Mrpl22 gene encoding mitochondrial ribosomal protein L22 isoform X1: MMHFNCKKMLGIRQCVQRFISNKIFNADNSNCLSSIQQRSYNWYKDEEESNRGFLKYNKVIFPPQKPGEEKRPGYVCHVKKFIKYSPLNMWYIACFVRGMSVDEAIKQLSFLKKKGAVIAKEVILEAQRMAVEEHNIEFKSNLWVAESFATKAFTMKGIRRHARGKIGIVHYRYCHYFVRLEEGKPPKHYYQPAPKTGEELLEEWMEQMRNRKIYNSL, from the exons atgatgCATTTTAACTGCAAG AAAATGCTAGGTATAAGGCAATGtgtacaacgatttatatcaaacaaaatatttaacgcaGATAACTCCAATTGTTTATCTAGTATACAACAAAGATCATACAATTGGTATAAAGATGAAGAAGAATCAAATAGAGGATtccttaaatataataaagttatTTTTCCTCCGCAAAAACCAGGTGAAGAGAAAAGACCAGGT TATGTCTGTCatgtaaaaaaattcattaaatatagTCCATTAAATATGTGGTATATTGCTTGTTTTGTAAGAGGTATGAGCGTAGATGAAGCTATTAAACAATTGAGCTTTTTGAAGAAGAAAGGTGCAGTCATAGCAAAAGAAGTTATCTTAGAGGCACAACGTATGGCTGTAGAGGAAcataatattgaatttaaaagtaaCTTATGGGTTG CCGAATCTTTTGCAACAAAGGCTTTTACAATGAAAGGCATACGACGTCATGCTAGAGGAAAAATAGGAATAGTACATTACAGATATTGTCATTACTTTGTACGTTTAGAAGAAGGGAAACCACCAAAACATTATTATCAACCAGCGCCTAAAACAGGCGAAGAATTGTTGGAAGAATGGATGGAACAAATGCGTAaccgcaaaatatataattcattataa
- the Wal gene encoding electron transfer flavoprotein subunit alpha wal yields the protein MFATCFRTFRTGNKYGLLARYESTLVIAEHNNESLAPITCNTLSAAKKIGGDITVLVAGTKCDAVAQSVSKANGVSKVLVAENEAFKGFLPEALTPLILATQNEHKFTHILTGATAFGKALLPRVAAKLDVSPVSDIIGIKAADTFIRTIYAGNAIQTLKCKDNIKIVSVRGTAFEAIPLEGGSAKCEPALAGDYKSQLTEFIKQELSKSDRPELTSAKIVVSGGRGMKSGDNFKLLYSLADKLNAAVGASRAAVDAGYVPNDLQVGQTGKIVAPNLYIAVGISGAIQHLAGMKDSKTIVAINKDPEAPIFQVADYGLVADLFKAVPELTEKL from the exons ATGTTCGCCACTTGTTTTAGAACGTTTCGAACTGGGAATAAA tatGGATTACTGGCACGTTATGAATCCACGTTAGTTATTGCAGAACATAATAATGAATCTCTAGCCCCTATCACTTGTAATACATTAAGTGCAGCAAAAAAAATTGGTGGTGATATAACAGTCTTAGTTGCTGGTACCAAATGTGATGCAGTTGCACAAAGTGTCAGTAAAGCTAATGGTGTATCCAAAGTTTTGGTGGCAGAGAACGAAGCTTTTAAAGGATTTCTTCCAGAAGCACTGACACCTCTTATCCTTGCTACTCAAAATGAGCATAAATTTACCCACATTTTAACTGGTGCTACTGCATTTGGTAAAGCTCTATTGCCAAGA GTTGCAGCTAAATTAGATGTGTCTCCAGTAAGTGATATTATTGGTATTAAAGCAGCAGATACATTCATCCGTACAATTTATGCAGGAAATGCAATTCAAACTTTAAAGTGCAAGGACAATATAAAGATAGTTTCAGTGAGAGGCACTGCATTCGAAGCAATACCTTTGGAAGGAGGTAGTGCCAAGTGTGAACCTGCACTAGCTGGTGACTACAAATCACAATTGACAGAATTCATTAAACAGGAGTTGTCTAAATCTGATAGACCAGAATTGACATCTGCAAAAATCGTTGTATCTGGAGGAAGAGGAATGAAGTCTGGCGATAActtcaaattattatatagtttGGCAGATAAACTTAATGCTGCAGTTGGTGCTTCCCGTGCTGCTGTTGATGCTGGTTATGTGCCTAATGATTTGCAAGTGGGACAGACAGGAAAAATTGTTGCTCCA aatCTATATATTGCTGTTGGTATCTCTGGAGCAATTCAGCATCTAGCTGGTATGAAAGATTCAAAAACGATTGTAGCAATTAACAAAGATCCAGAAGCACCAATCTTTCAAGTAGCTGATTATGGCTTAGTTGCTGATTTATTCAAGGCTGTTCCTGAACTtacagaaaaattgtaa
- the Mrpl22 gene encoding mitochondrial ribosomal protein L22 isoform X2 has protein sequence MLGIRQCVQRFISNKIFNADNSNCLSSIQQRSYNWYKDEEESNRGFLKYNKVIFPPQKPGEEKRPGYVCHVKKFIKYSPLNMWYIACFVRGMSVDEAIKQLSFLKKKGAVIAKEVILEAQRMAVEEHNIEFKSNLWVAESFATKAFTMKGIRRHARGKIGIVHYRYCHYFVRLEEGKPPKHYYQPAPKTGEELLEEWMEQMRNRKIYNSL, from the exons ATGCTAGGTATAAGGCAATGtgtacaacgatttatatcaaacaaaatatttaacgcaGATAACTCCAATTGTTTATCTAGTATACAACAAAGATCATACAATTGGTATAAAGATGAAGAAGAATCAAATAGAGGATtccttaaatataataaagttatTTTTCCTCCGCAAAAACCAGGTGAAGAGAAAAGACCAGGT TATGTCTGTCatgtaaaaaaattcattaaatatagTCCATTAAATATGTGGTATATTGCTTGTTTTGTAAGAGGTATGAGCGTAGATGAAGCTATTAAACAATTGAGCTTTTTGAAGAAGAAAGGTGCAGTCATAGCAAAAGAAGTTATCTTAGAGGCACAACGTATGGCTGTAGAGGAAcataatattgaatttaaaagtaaCTTATGGGTTG CCGAATCTTTTGCAACAAAGGCTTTTACAATGAAAGGCATACGACGTCATGCTAGAGGAAAAATAGGAATAGTACATTACAGATATTGTCATTACTTTGTACGTTTAGAAGAAGGGAAACCACCAAAACATTATTATCAACCAGCGCCTAAAACAGGCGAAGAATTGTTGGAAGAATGGATGGAACAAATGCGTAaccgcaaaatatataattcattataa
- the Med7 gene encoding mediator complex subunit 7 — MAAPEAIQVSSLPLPPVQYINLYTDENVRRGRAPRPPPPIHDTYSMFGNVFNADDTIIRPLEAQGIKRLYPQHFDRRRELKKLNHSLLVNFLDLIDLLVQCPDSPRRAEKVEDLSLLFIHIHHLLNEFRPHQARETLRVMMELQRRQRLETSLRFQKHLEKVQEILQHALQMLPDTSELDSKLAINTDAMESVDNLGSEQQTPDPCSPSDRIMCKTIDDMISTNGLY, encoded by the exons ATGGCAGCGCCAGAAGCGATACAAGTTAGTTCGCTACCCCTACCTCCAGTgcaatatattaatttgtacACAGACGAAAATGTTCGTCGAGGCAGAGCACCACGACCACCACCGCCGATACACGATACTTATTCAATGTTTGGAAATGTATTTAACGCAGACGATACAATCATTAGACCACTCGAAGCTCAAGGAATTAAAAGGTTATATCCTCAGCATTTCGATCGGCGACGAGagttgaaaaaattgaatcaCTCATTGCTTGTTAACTTCTTGGATTTGATAGATCTGCTCGTACAATGTCCTGACAGCCCAAGACGTGCTGAGAAG GTGGAAGACCTCAGTTTACTATTTATTCACATTCATCACTTATTAAATGAATTCAGACCACATCAAGCAAGGGAAACGCTTAGAGTAATGATGGAATTGCAACGCAGACAACGTTTAGAAACATCACTTAGGTTTCAAAAACATTTAGAAAAA GTTCAAGAAATTTTACAACATGCATTGCAAATGTTACCAGATACTTCAGAATTGGATTCTAAATTAGCAATAAATACAGATGCTATGGAATCTGTTGATAATTTAGGTTCTGAACAACAAACTCCAGATCCATGTAGTCCAAGTGATCGCATTATGTGCAAGACAATAGATGATATGATTTCAACAAATGGACTGtattaa